DNA sequence from the Trypanosoma brucei gambiense DAL972 chromosome 9, complete sequence genome:
GTGTAATGGAAGCGAGAGGCAACGATGCAATAGTAGCTAAAAATTGCTACCACAGTCACCACAGGACGAAACGACCAATGTACCATTGCCCCATAAATCCAGTGGAACATGAGATGAAGCGTCAGAATCACAGTATGGCCACTGTACATGAGATCACCACAGTGTATGgaaccaccaccagctgtaAGAACAGTGAGTATAACGTTCTTTACGGGGTTCTCTATTTTCGGCGGGTTTTGGCACAGGTCATCGGGAGCAGGAAGCGATGTCATGACAATAACTGCCGAGCGAAAGAGTAGCAGGAGTGCGTATGATGTAATAAAACGGATCCATGCAATGGTATGAATGTTGCGCAGTTCAATACGGCAATTCTCCTTACATAACCACAcagataaaaagaagcgacTCACACCGGGAATGTTACATGGGAGTTCTGGTTCACCCGACCCCACACAATGCCGGTGAAGAAGGTACAGTTTGAAAGCGGTGAAAACACTCAGAATATTCAAGAAACCGATACAGCAGTCTGCAAGAACATACATACCTGGCACCTTCGTCAAAAGTTCAAAACCGAGATCTGGTAGCGGCTTCGTCACCTTGGGGTCCGGCATGCGTTCATGTGTGATTTGCAACGCAACAGCAAGGATGAAAGAGACGATTACGAATACAACTGTGAATCGAATGACTTGCGTTCGTAATGGCAAGGGTTTCCTCATTCTGTTCCAAAAGGAACCACTATACATTTCCACTGGTGGGACAGCCATTGGTGGTGGTACTAATCCTGGTGGtgagagggagaagaaaggTTAACTAATCATTATGGTAGCATACTTTGTTGGTGATAACTCACATAACGTAAGTATTCAAACCACATGGTATAACTGCTTTGTTGAagcaaaggtaaaacaacaaggaaacaacaagGCTTATTTGGCATCATCCCTGTTCTGTGGTAAATTAAGAATTTATGGCTCTCACCAGCACCATATCCAGTAGAGAAGAACATTATCAAAACTGTAAAAGAAAACCCTCAAAGAGTACCTCATTAGAGCAACCACGTTGTCGTGGCAGATACTGCGGCCAAATGTGCACAGTAACACAACGATAAATTTCAATATAACTATCTACGAGCAGCAAAAAGGAGAGTAGAAAAAGCAGTGGTAACCACAACAAGTGAATCAGCACCCCATACAATAGACGAGAACACAGCGCTTTTATTGATGCATGCGTGTCGGGGGAAGTCTTTTATATTGTGAAGGgacaaatagaaaaaacaacaacactccCAATAACACATATACGGTACAGGGTTTCTGTTCCCCCATGCTGACCTTTCACGTATCACctttattgtttccctcttccctcccttctgtTGTTTGCCTGCAACAACAGTGTTACGGTTAATGAAAATTTACAGCCCACCACACCTGTACATTCATTTCAGCACGAGCTGAGATGTAGGCAAGTCTTTCATATGTTTGTCGTTCACACGTCGTGTACCTCTCCACTGATTTTGTAACGAATTAACGTCTTTAATTGATTTTGTTAAGATACACCACTATTACCTTCCAACACAGAGTCgagggagcaaaaaaacacagtTATAGGCAGTACAAATAGACAACCTCGCGAAATTGGGACAAATGTTGTCAGATATGCATTCTACGCAATGAAGTAAGCAAAGGAAACTTTACAAATTTCTAAGATGAGGGCCATAGGTGTATGGCCTGCTTGTTTCATTAGTGCAGTTACCAAAACTATCCCGCTAGCAAGATAAGGCGCATCCTTCCATTAATCTTGTCAGAAATACTGGACACTCATTCATGTCTCATCCAAGACCATGCCCACCTTTCTGGGTGTCATTATTTTGACCATATAAGCAGCAAGACAAAGAGTAGTataccaacaacaaaaacagcaacaacaatgaaTAGATAACTGCTCGCCTTTCACacaagaaaggaagataaGCACACCTACTAATAGAGAAATGACATCTTAAAGACGAACAAagttgttttcctctcttttcgaCTTTTCAACAACAGGTCCGTCATTATTAACAACACTTTACTGATTCACCTTTCCACAGGGGGAGGCACCATCAATGATTTCTCTCATCTACGACTTTCCATCGAAATTCAtcatttcttcgtttttaATTACGATTGCAACAGGCACACCATCTTCAGCCACTTCACGTGAATTGGCACCGCAACATGGCAACCAGCGAATAAAAAGTTGCAACTGCCATGGAGCTCCATCAGCGTTGTGACCTACTGCTATGAATGTTGCAATTGTTAAATAAATAGCTACCAACACGTCATCTGTGTAATGGAACCGAGAGGCAACGATGCAATAGTAGCTAAAAATTGCTACCACAGTCACCACAGGACGAAACGACCAATGTACCATTGCCCCATAAATCCAGTGGAACATGAGATGAAGCGTCAGAATCACAGTATGGCCACTGTACATGAGATCACCACAGTGTATGGAACCGGCACCAGCTGTAAGAACAGTAAGTAAGATATCTTTCACAcgattttctatttttggcGGGTTTTGGCACAGGTCATCGGGATTGGGAAGCGACGTCACTACCATAATAATTGAACGGGAGAGTAGCAGGAGTGCGTATGATGTAATAAAACGGATCCATGCAATGGTATGAATGTTGCGCAGTTCAATACGGCAATTCTCCTTACATAACCACAcagataaaaagaagcgacTCACACCGGGAATGTTACATGGGAGTTCTGGTTCACCCGACCCCACACAATGCCGGTGAAGAAGGTACAGTTTGAAAGCGGTGAAAACACTCAGAATATTCAAGGAACCGATACAGCAGTCTgcgacagaaaacaaaaaaggataCTTGTGCAATACCTCAAAACCGAGATCTGGTAGCGGCTTCGTCACCTTGGGGTCCGGCATACGTTCATGTGTGATTTGCAACAAAACAGCAAGGATAAAGACAACAATTACGAATACAACTGTGAATCGAATGACTTGCGTTCGTAATGGCAAGGGTTTCCTCATTCTGTTCCAAAAGGAACCACTATACATTTCCACTGGTGGGACAGCCATTGGTGGTGGTACTAATCCTGGTGGtgagagggagaagaaaggTTAACTAATCATTATGGTAGCATACTTTGTTGGTGATAACTCACATAACGTAAGTATTCAAACCACATGGTATAACTGCTTTGTTGAagcaaaggtaaaacaacaaggaaacaacaagGCTTATTTGGCATCATCCCTGTTCTGTGGTAAATTAAGAATTTATGGCTCTCACCAGCACCATATCCAGTAGAGAAGAACATTATCAAAACTGTAAAAGAAAACCCTCAAAGAGTACCTCATTAGAGCAACCACGTTGTCGTGGCAGATACTGCGGCCAAATGTGCACAGTAACACAACGATAAATTTCAATATAACTATCTACGAGCAGCAAAAAGGAGAGTAGAAAAAGCAGTGGTAACCACAACAAGTGAATCAGCACCCCATACAATAGACGAGAACACAGCGCTTTTATTGATGCATGCGTGTCGGGGGAAGTCTTTTATATTGTGAAGGgacaaatagaaaaaaacaacaacactccCAATCACACATATACGGTACAGGGTTTCTGTTCCCCCATGCTGACCTTTCACGTATCACctttattgtttccctcttccctcccttctgtTGTTTGCCTGCAACAACAGTGTTACGGTTAATGAAAATTTACAGCCTACCACACCTGTACATTCATTTCAGCACGAGCTGAGATGTAGGCAAGTCTTTCATATGTTTGTCGTTCACACGTCGTGTACCCCTCAACTGATTTTTCTCTTGAAGAAACTTCATCACACATCTAAGTTTCATGTAAACGTATGTATCGCGGTGTGTAAATTGACGAACGCACGGTATACTTGTTAATATGCCCGAAGAAGAGTGATAATTAATATACGTTTTAACTGATGATTGTAACAAAAATACGATCgctgaaggggaagaaaaaaataacagctttcatatatatatatatatgttttcgCTGAGGTGCGGTTTATTCGCTGCACGGTACCATAAGAAATATACTTATTATTGAAGACAATTAAAATCTTATTTGTTCAGAATAAGTAAGTGAAAAGAATTTTACTATTATTGGGAgagtattttcttttttaaggAAGGGTAATTATTcgattccctttttttcctagAAGCAGCCCTGCCCAACCATTACTATCACTAGATCCTTCGTGGGCTCAAAATAGCTTTACGCTAAGCCAGGCGGACCAAACAAATAGAAAATTAAGATTTGAGGCACACTTTCCGTATTACGATGTCTTccgacaaaaaataatatatactCAGCTATGCGGCTGAGGAGGCCACCCACCTATGAATCATACCTCGTTAGTTGATACCTCACCACTCAACCCCGCACTATCGTCCCTCTCTCGTAACTCATCCACTGCTTCACTCTTAAAAGCCACCATTACCGGTTGGCTGTCTTCCGTCACTTCACGTGAATTGGCACCACAACATGGCAACCAGCGAATAAAAAGTTGCAACTGCCATGGAGCTCCATCAGCGTTGTGACCTACTGCTATGAATGTTGCAATTGTTAAATAAATAGCTACCAACACGTCATCTGTGTAATGGGAGCGAGAGGCAACGATGCAATAGTAGCTAAAAATTGCTACCACAGTCACCACAGGACGAAACGACCAATGTACCATTGCCCCATAAATCCAGTGGAACATGAGATGAAGCGTCAGAATCACAGTATGGCCACTGTACATGAGATCACCACAGTGTATGgaaccaccaccagctgtaAGAACAGTGAGTATAACGTTCTTTACGGGGTTCTCTATTTTTGGCGGGTCTTGACACTTGTCCACTGGCGTCGGCATGGACGTCATGACAATAACCAGCGAGCGAAAGAGTAGCAGGAGTGCGTATGATGTAATAAAACGGATCCATGCAATGGTATGAATGTTGCGCAGTTCAATACGGCAATTCTCCTTACATAACCACAcagataaaaagaagcgacTCACACCGGGAATGTTACATGGGAGTTCTGGTTCACCCGACCCCACACAATGCCGGTGAAGAAGGTACAGTTTCCACAAGGTAAAGAAGCTCAGTAAAGAGAGGAATGCAATCAGAACGTCCGTAACCACAGAGAGAAATGATATCTTCGTCAAAAGTTCAAAACCGAGATCTGGTAGCGGCTTCGTCACCTTGGGGTCCGGCATGCGTTCATGTGTGATTTGCAACGCAACAGCAAGGATGAAAGAGACGATTACGAATACAACTGTGAATCGAATGACTTGCGTTCGTAATGGCAAGGGTTTCCTCATTCTGTTCCAAAAGGAACCACTATACATTTCCACTGGTGGGACAGCCATTGGTGGTGGTACTAATCCTGGTGGtgagagggagaagaaaggTTAACTAATCATTATGGTAGCATACTTTGTTGGTGATAACTCACATAACGTAAGTATTCAAACCACATGGTATAACTGCTTTGTTGAagcaaaggtaaaacaacaaggaaacaacaagGCTTATTTGGCATCATCCCTGTTCGTAACTGAAGTTGTGATGTCAACTCTCCTTGCAGTGGTAATACGCAAAAAGTCTTAGCGAAAGTATTCcgcagaaaaaaatttacgAAGCGCGATAATTGAAGCGATAGTTGCGTTTCATGATTACACAACTGCTTTAAGTTGTGGCACCTATTCTGTATTTTCATTTGcgtctcattttcttttttgttacttgCTCAACTCAGAACACCTGAAGTATTGTGTCGCTTCTTCTAAGAGTGTAGCTGCATTGTTTGATGTTATACCTTTCAGTCCTCTGCGAAGACTATCGACGCTGTCACACCATGGTGTGGCATTTAACTGCATGAGAAGCGGAAGCTTCCGTGCTGTACTGCTTTTCCACAATTTCAACTTTTCCTGTTCTTGAAGTTCCGTGTTTAATGCATTTAGCAGTCCTATCGTTGCCGCGTTTACTTCGGCTAGCGGTGTGACATCGGTATTGCCGTCTATCGGTTGTGCAAGATCGTCTGTATATAGCTTGTAGCGATTCATAATGAAGTCAGGCTTTATTGTTTTGAGCATAAACTGAGTGTTCGTCCTACATCCAATGGCAAGAATGCAAAGGGCACGCACCGCCGTGTCGTACGGCAGAACGCCACTAATTGCCTTCTCAATCACACCCTTGCATAAAAGCTCCGACTCAAAGCGATCGTCACTTCTTTTTGCGGTTTCGTGGGCGTCTGCGCTGCAAACAAAGAGATTCCTGTGCAAATTACACCAACTGTCGAATAAATCTGCAATGTAAAAATAGGGTATATCCTCTGAAATGTGCTCTTCTAACCAGGAAATCTGTCCTGGAACTTCGCATTCCCCCAGCAGCTGTTCAAACGTCCACCGCGCCTCGGCAGCGGAGCCGCTGCCATACCGTTCAATGATTTCCTCCAATACCTCTTTCTTATAGCCGTATTTCTCGCTGAACGACACCGGTAAAATCCACTCCTGAAGGAATAAATGAAGCTTAAGTGTCCCTACGTGCAGGGCACGAAGGTTCGCTTCACTAATAAGTCCCTTGTCCTCAACGAAACCTAAGCCACACCAACCGGCAGTAAAGCCCCCTACAAGAGATAATACACCTTTCCCTGTGACATACAACGACCTAGGCGACATATTGAATTTCTAATAAATGAATGTGACGTGTGAAGCGCGATAGGAAAACACACTCGAAATCTTACATGAAACAGacgaagaagggggaaagtgctGAAAGAGCCTGTCGTGCACTACACCGCTTCCACAAAATAACTCAACCAGCACCGGCTATGCCCCATGCATACATTTGCCCCAATTTCACCTCCAACAATCCTCGTCACAGTGTTTCGTGATGGTTTGCGGAATACACGGTCAATCCTGTACGCACCGGTTTAAAGTTTGCTACTTCTgcgaagggagagagagaaaaacaaaacaacctcCTGCAACTGATCATCAAAGTGAAGAGAGGTTACGTGCATGTAGCGCTAACGAGTAAGCCTTTTTGCCAGCATCACTGCAAGCAGCAGAAATAGTAATCTTCTCAGGACACCGAAAATTGGGTggctttgcttttcttgtttccGGTGCCTGGAGGGTCTGCGGCGGGTACCTGACACAGCGCTTTCTCTGCTGGAGTCGGTGCCCTTTGGCAGCTCCACCCATCTACCCGCCTCGTCCATATACATACCAGATTTCAGTTTATTGTACTGTTGACTCATGCCAATGTAATTTCCCATAAACTGAAGCGCACTCCCAAACGTCATTTGAATGACACCCGCAAACATCCCGCACATCTCCAAAAGACGCCCTACGAGCATGAAAGTCATTTGACTGCGCTGAAAGTCTTCTGACATCCCCATGCCGTACATACCAGGCATACCTAGCCCACCGTATAAGCCACCCATTCCTAAGCCTCCGTACATGCCAGGCATGCCGAGACCTCCATAACCCATTCCTAAGCCTCCGTAGCCCATGCCGAGACCTCCATAACCCATNNNNNNNNNNNNNNNNNNNNNNNNNNNNNNNNNNNNNNNNNNNNNNNNNNNNNNNNNNNNNNNNNNNNNNNNNNNNNNNNNNNNNNNNNNNNNNNNNNNNTTTAAGTTGTGGCACCTATTCTGTATTTTCATTTGcgtctcattttcttttttgttacttgCTCAACTCAGAACACCTGAAGTATTGTGTCGCTTCTTCTAAGAGTGTAGCTGCATTGTTTGATGTTATACCTTTCAGTCCTCTGCGAAGACTATCGACGCTGTCACACCATGGTGTGGCATTTAACTGCATGAGAAGCGGAAGCTTCCGTGCTGTACTGCTTTTCCACAATTTCAACTTTTCCTGTTCTTGAAGTTCCGTGTTTAATGCATTTAGCAGTCCTATCGTTGCCGCGTTTACTTCGGCTAGCGGTGTGACATCGGTATTGCCGTCTATCGGTTGTGCAAGATCGTCTGTATATAGCTTGTAGCGATTCATAATGAAGTCAGGCTTTATTGTTTTGAGCATAAACTGAGTGTTCGTCCTACATCCAATGGCAAGAATGCAAAGGGCACGCACCGCCGTGTCGTACGGCAGAACGCCACTAATTGCCTTCTCAATCACACCCTTGCATAAAAGCTCCGACTCAAAGCGATCGTCACTTCTTTTTGCGGTTTCGTGGGCGTCTGCGCTGCAAACAAAGAGATTCCTGTGCAAATTACACCAACTGTCGAATAAATCTGCAATGTAAAAATAGGGTATATCCTCTGAAATGTGCTCTTCTAACCAGGAAATCTGTCCTGGAACTTCGCATTCCCCCAGCAGCTGTTCAAACGTCCACCGCGCCTCGGCAGCGGAGCCGCTGCCATACCGTTCAATGATTTCCTCCAATACCTCTTTCTTATAGCCGTATTTCTCGCTGAACGACACCGGTAAAATCCACTCCTGAAGGAATAAATGAAGCTTAAGTGTCCCTACGTGCAGGGCACGAAGGTTCGCTTCACTAATAAGTCCCTTGTCCTCAACGAAACCTAAGCCACACCAACCGGCAGTAAAGCCCCCTACAAGAGATAATACACCTTTCCCTGTGACATACAACGACCTAGGCGACATATTGAATTTCTAATAAATGAATGTGACGTGTGAAGCGCGATAGGAAAACACACTCGAAATCTTACATGAAACAGacgaagaagggggaaagtgctGAAAGAGCCTGTCGTGCACTACACCGCTTCCACAAAATAACTCAACCAGCACCGGCTATGCCCCATGCATACATTTGCCCCAATTTCACCTCCAACAATCCTCGTCACAGTGTTTCGTGATGGTTTGCGGAATACACGGTCAATCCTGTACGCACCGGTTTAAAGTTTGCTACTTCTgcgaagggagagagagaaaaacaaaacaacctcCTGCAACTGATCATCAAAGTGAAGAGAGGTTACGTGCATGTAGCGCTAACGAGTAAGCCTTTTTGCCAGCATCACTGCAAGCAGCAGAAATAGTAATCTTCTCAGGACACCGAAAATTGGGTggctttgcttttcttgtttccGGTGCCTGGAGGGTCTGCGGCGGGTACCTGACACAGCGCTTTCTCTGCTGGAGTCGGTGCCCTTTGGCAGCTCCACCCATCTACCCGCCTCGTCCATATACATACCAGATTTCAGTTTATTGTACTGTTGACTCATGCCAATGTAATTTCCCATAAACTGAAGCGCACTCCCAAACGTCATTTGAATGACACCCGCAAACATCCCGCACATCTCCAAAAGACGCCCTACGAGCATGAAAGTCATTTGACTGCGCTGAAAGTCTTCTGACATCCCCATGCCGTACATACCAGGCATACCTAGCCCACCGTATAAGCCACCCATTCCTAAGCCTCCGTACATGCCAGGCATGCCGAGACCTCCATAACCCATTCCTAAGCCTCCGTAGCCCATGCCGAGACCTCCATAACCCATTCCCAAGCCTCCGTAGCCCATACCAGTGTTGTAGCTGTTCGCATattcattattgttgttgtagcGATTCGTTTGATCCACCGTGTTTACTGGCATAGCATTTTGAGAAGTACCCGCTGTTCCAGGTGCCGTGACTAGAGCATTAGAAGGTGGTGAAGTGCCCACCGGGCTCAGGGGTTGCTGTGCTAGTGAAGTGGTGGACGGCAGTTCACCGCTTGGCAGCGGGTTCTGTGTGGCCACTCCACCATTCCCTTCACTGACAGGAACGGCTGCCGACATCTGTCGTTTCCCTTACTTTACTTTCACTTGCTCTTATTTCTCTGATTGAGTTACCCCACCTGGTCGTTGAGGGTTGAGGGAATCAAGCGAATGGATACCTATTAACCCTGCAAAAATATTCCAAGGTGTGCTCACTTTTCGAAGTAAAGTtaacaatgaaaataattaaataacAGTAAAAGAGACCATAATAATAccagaaaagaggaaaatggagCAACAAAACCGCACGGTTACCTCTCTCAAGTGAATGTGGCATACAGATTTCATTTCTCCCAACTCCTTTCACGAAATAGGGTATGGTCATTCGGGATGTTAAAACCACTCTCGTATTACGTaacaataaattaaaaaaaacttaatGTATCTCACTTCCCCCCTCGACAACCTCTCTGTGGGAGAGGGGGTGTATTTTTACCCTTCTCTTCCCTCCATCACACACACCGACTCACTTTTCCTTGATGTGGTTGCTTTCCTTGTCTTTACACCTACCTACCTCCCCCTCCACCGCTTTGCccaagaagaaaacagaacaaaacaTTTAAATgttacatatacatatatatatatatatgtatattaaTATTACTTGCATACCTTCTCCTTACagctttttctccttttccttccctttctacCCTTTCCCCTCAACCTTTCTCTTATCCCCCTACAACCACCGGAGAACGGAAACACCACCTGCCGTGACGATACCGAGCCAACATGCCCACTTGAAACTTCAGGCggtacaagaaaaaaaaataaaataatacaacaacagtaaagaTGGTAGTAAGGGGGAGGAATGAGActgggaaggaaaggaagatgaTCAGAAGGAGAAACCACAGGCACCCATGCACGCAATCATCCACACAAAAgccaaaaacacaaacacacatccaaaccgaaagaaagaaacagcagGTGTACGCAAGTCtccaacacaaacacacaaacacacacaaacacacacaaacacacacaaacacacacaaacacacacaaacacacacacacacacacacacacacacaaacacaaaacatacaacaagaaaaaataaataaacaaaaaagacggacaggtagaaaagaaacaaggtCATGTAAACGAGCCCACCATCGCCCATGCCATTGGGTCtagcacatacacacacaaatatacgCAACAGAACTATACCTCTTATATTCCCTTGTCACATCTCCCTATCCACTTCATTTCGCCGTCTTATAACAGATGCCACCCAGGTTACTCCTAAAAAGGACTACTGGGGGATAAATACAAATTCACACCTCCCTTCTGCCTCTTCTCCCtccttattttccccttcctgtATTTCCTTTGTATTTTGCACCCGTCGTATCGCACGGTGGAGTTGCtgtaatacaaaaaaaaaaaataacatccCGCTGTTACTGGGATCAGAAAATGAGCTGAAGGgtgaacagaagaaaaagaaatgagatGACATGGacgagaaagaaacaaaccaaGCAAACGCGCCCCACCTACATATAGTCCGTTTATGATTaaattactattattattattattaaaaattgtttcatatatatatatatcccgTTTACTCTAAAATTTACGAGGTTCAGACACTCTCatacctttgtttttgtttcttcctccttactTCATTCCTTTGGCCCTTttccacacaaacatatacgtATAAATTTTCTGTGGTGGCGCTCCTCGCACCAgccatctccttttttcttcccttttgatCATTATTGACGTCGCTCCTCCGTTCTCTTCTTGGTTGTGCTAGCCTCGAGGAGTTACTTCACTGGTTTCcccccgccccccccccaaattccttcttttttctttttttttttcttcgaatgattatattatattatcttcttctttccctagTCCTTTTCGGTATTCACTTATTTGCATCATTGCCTACCCCCTAGATGTCAATGCTTACTCCATTGTTAATCACGAACGACCCGGATGTTTTGAGGGGTGCTGGAAGGGGCACTGTTCCCCATACTTGCAGCCACCCTTATTAAAGAACCTGCACATCACTTGGCCGGTGCCCTCGCTGTGTCGGTGGGTGTGATATCCGTGGTTGGCGCCCCGACCGCGACCTCTAATATTACGCATGCCTTTACGGTGTGTGCGGCTATCTTCCAAGTCGCCATCCTCCTCATGTTCATCCACTTGGCTCCCTGCGGGTCCCTGCTGCCGCGCGGACGTTGGACGGGTCTGCTGTTGAGGGTATGGAGATGCCGCCTCATTTGGTTTAGCTCGTAGTTTGTTAGTACCATCTTCTTCCGCCTCCTCAGGCCGGGGTCCGCGTGCTGGCGGCGTCCCATCACCCGCTTCACCAGGAGGCACGCGATGGCACTCCTCTACGATGTAATTCCCTATTTTCTGCATCCCACTGAGGTCCCCCTTGCAGTCCTTTAGCTTGAAGTACATCATGTCACTCTTATCCTGAGATACGCCATGCTTCACAACCTTACCATACTTCCCCACTTCCTTTAGCACTTGGTTCACTTCCGAGCTACTCACACCTGAAAGCCAGAGAATCATTCTATGCTCCACACTTTTGTTggattgctgctgctgctgctgttgctgttgttgctgcctaCTTTGCGTCGTCCTAGGTTGTGGGACCTGAAGAGCTGGTTTTGCTGCGCGGCCACGCTTGGAGCTGCCGTTCTCATCCTCCGCCTCCTGTGCGATGTTGTTTTGGATGGAATTATTGTTGATAAAGCTGCGCAAATCATTCATCTCATGACCATCCCTATCATGCTGCGACTTCTCGTTGGAATGTAGAGCGGCCCAAAGCGTTTGAGATTGCTGAGACCCCAGGTACGTCCTTAAACGTTCATCGTACATCTCCCTCGACATCGTTAGTagctcctccttttttatgCCCGCCTCCAAAACGCTATTAACAATCGATTCCGGTACACTCCGTTCGCGAAGAAGGCGCCGCAGCTCTGAGGCAGGTGGTGG
Encoded proteins:
- a CDS encoding phosphatidylcholine:ceramide cholinephosphotransferase 2, putative, translated to MAVPPVEMYSGSFWNRMRKPLPLRTQVIRFTVVFVIVSFILAVALQITHERMPDPKVTKPLPDLGFELLTKISFLSVVTDVLIAFLSLLSFFTLWKLYLLHRHCVGSGEPELPCNIPGVSRFFLSVWLCKENCRIELRNIHTIAWIRFITSYALLLLFRSLVIVMTSMPTPVDKCQDPPKIENPVKNVILTVLTAGGGSIHCGDLMYSGHTVILTLHLMFHWIYGAMVHWSFRPVVTVVAIFSYYCIVASRSHYTDDVLVAIYLTIATFIAVGHNADGAPWQLQLFIRWLPCCGANSREVTEDSQPVMVAFKSEAVDELRERDDSAGLSGEVSTNEV
- a CDS encoding phosphatidylcholine:ceramide cholinephosphotransferase 2, putative, whose product is MAVPPVEMYSGSFWNRMRKPLPLRTQVIRFTVVFVIVSFILAVALQITHERMPDPKVTKPLPDLGFELLTKVPGMYVLADCCIGFLNILSVFTAFKLYLLHRHCVGSGEPELPCNIPGVSRFFLSVWLCKENCRIELRNIHTIAWIRFITSYALLLLFRSAVIVMTSLPAPDDLCQNPPKIENPVKNVILTVLTAGGGSIHCGDLMYSGHTVILTLHLMFHWIYGAMVHWSFRPVVTVVAIFSYYCIVASRFHYTDDVLVAIYLTIATFIAVGHNADGAPWQLQLFIRWWPCCGANSREVTEDSQPVMVAFKSEAAGQSSRKVVDERNH
- a CDS encoding phosphatidylcholine:ceramide cholinephosphotransferase 2, putative encodes the protein MAVPPVEMYSGSFWNRMRKPLPLRTQVIRFTVVFVIVVFILAVLLQITHERMPDPKVTKPLPDLGFEVLHKYPFLFSVADCCIGSLNILSVFTAFKLYLLHRHCVGSGEPELPCNIPGVSRFFLSVWLCKENCRIELRNIHTIAWIRFITSYALLLLSRSIIMVVTSLPNPDDLCQNPPKIENRVKDILLTVLTAGAGSIHCGDLMYSGHTVILTLHLMFHWIYGAMVHWSFRPVVTVVAIFSYYCIVASRFHYTDDVLVAIYLTIATFIAVGHNADGAPWQLQLFIRWLPCCGANSREVAEDGVPVAIVIKNEEMMNFDGKS